The following are from one region of the Jatrophihabitans telluris genome:
- the ettA gene encoding energy-dependent translational throttle protein EttA: MAQYIYSMNRVRKAHGDKVILDNVTLAFLPGAKIGVVGPNGAGKSTVLKIMAGLDHASNGDALLAPGASVGLLQQEPPLDESKTVRENVEDAVAEMRGWLARFEDVSAAMGDPDADFDSLLSEQGDLMEKIEHGEGWELDSRIEQAMDALRCPPGDEPVTHLSGGERRRVALCKLLLEQPDLLLLDEPTNHLDAESVQWLEQHLAKYPGTILAVTHDRYFLDNVAEWILELDRGRAHPYEGNYSTYLEKKAERLVVEGKKDQKLQKRLREELEWVRQNAKGRQAKSKARLQRYEEMASEAEKTRKLDFEEIQIPPGPRLGSVVVDTSHLDKGFDGRLLVKDLSFSLPRGGIVGVIGPNGVGKTTLFKTIVGLEDADSGEVRVGETVKISYVDQNRGGIDPAKNVWQVVSDGLDYINVGHVEMPSRAYVSAFGFKGPDQQKPAGVLSGGERNRLNLALTLKEGGNLLLLDEPTNDLDVETLGSLENALLEFPGCAVVISHDRWFLDRVATHILSWEGTDDNPAAWYWFEGNFESYEKNKVERLGADAARPHAVTHRKLTRD, translated from the coding sequence GTGGCTCAGTACATCTACTCCATGAACCGTGTGCGCAAGGCTCACGGCGACAAGGTGATTCTCGACAACGTCACCCTGGCCTTCTTGCCGGGGGCCAAGATCGGTGTCGTCGGTCCGAACGGCGCCGGCAAGTCGACCGTATTGAAGATCATGGCCGGTCTGGACCATGCCTCCAACGGCGATGCCCTGCTCGCCCCCGGTGCCAGCGTCGGTCTACTACAGCAGGAGCCTCCGCTGGACGAGAGCAAGACCGTCCGCGAGAACGTCGAGGACGCCGTAGCCGAGATGCGCGGCTGGTTGGCTCGCTTCGAGGACGTCTCGGCCGCCATGGGCGATCCGGACGCCGACTTCGACTCCCTGCTGTCCGAGCAGGGTGACTTGATGGAAAAGATCGAGCACGGTGAGGGCTGGGAACTCGATTCCCGCATCGAACAAGCCATGGATGCGTTGCGGTGCCCGCCCGGCGACGAGCCAGTGACGCACCTGTCCGGCGGTGAGCGGCGACGGGTCGCGTTGTGCAAGCTCCTGCTGGAACAGCCCGATCTGCTGCTGCTCGACGAGCCCACCAACCACCTCGATGCCGAGAGCGTCCAGTGGCTGGAGCAGCACCTGGCGAAGTATCCCGGCACGATCCTGGCCGTCACCCACGACCGGTACTTCCTCGACAACGTCGCCGAGTGGATCCTCGAACTCGACCGTGGCCGCGCGCATCCCTACGAGGGCAACTACTCCACCTACCTGGAGAAGAAGGCCGAGCGCCTGGTGGTCGAGGGCAAGAAGGATCAGAAGCTGCAGAAGCGGCTCCGGGAGGAGTTGGAGTGGGTGCGGCAGAACGCCAAGGGGCGGCAGGCCAAATCCAAAGCACGCCTGCAGCGCTATGAGGAGATGGCTTCCGAGGCGGAGAAAACCCGCAAGCTCGACTTCGAAGAGATCCAGATCCCGCCGGGGCCCAGGCTCGGTTCGGTCGTCGTCGATACCAGTCATCTCGACAAGGGCTTCGACGGACGACTGCTGGTCAAGGATCTGTCCTTCAGTCTCCCGCGCGGCGGCATCGTCGGCGTCATCGGACCGAACGGGGTCGGCAAGACAACTCTGTTCAAGACGATCGTCGGACTCGAAGACGCCGATTCGGGCGAGGTCCGGGTAGGCGAGACGGTCAAGATCAGCTACGTCGACCAGAACCGCGGCGGCATCGACCCGGCCAAGAATGTCTGGCAGGTCGTCTCGGACGGTCTGGACTACATCAACGTCGGCCATGTGGAAATGCCCAGCCGGGCCTACGTCTCGGCCTTCGGCTTCAAGGGACCGGATCAGCAAAAGCCTGCAGGTGTGCTGTCCGGCGGTGAGCGAAACCGGCTGAACCTGGCGCTCACGCTGAAGGAGGGGGGCAACCTTCTGCTGCTCGACGAGCCGACCAACGACCTGGATGTCGAGACCCTTGGCTCACTGGAGAACGCGCTGCTCGAGTTCCCCGGCTGCGCCGTGGTCATCAGCCACGATCGCTGGTTCCTCGACCGCGTGGCCACCCACATCCTGTCGTGGGAGGGCACCGACGACAACCCGGCCGCCTGGTACTGGTTCGAGGGCAACTTCGAGTCCTATGAGAAGAACAAGGTCGAGCGCCTCGGCGCCGATGCGGCCCGTCCGCACGCGGTGACCCACCGCAAGCTGACCCGCGACTGA
- a CDS encoding acyl-CoA thioesterase — protein sequence MRWSDMDAYGHVNNTAYLAYLEQARVSMFFDRYDSSFSAGTVVSHHEITYLRPVVYHPEPLRLELWVADVRAASFRVCYEIFDGETLVATASTNLVTFDFSTDRPRRLSTEEKAILAGYTDELAP from the coding sequence ATGCGCTGGTCGGACATGGATGCCTACGGGCACGTGAACAACACCGCGTACCTGGCCTACCTCGAACAAGCCCGGGTATCGATGTTCTTCGACCGCTACGACTCCTCGTTCAGCGCCGGCACGGTGGTCTCCCATCACGAGATCACCTACCTGCGTCCGGTGGTCTATCACCCCGAGCCGCTCCGCCTCGAGTTGTGGGTGGCCGACGTGCGGGCGGCGTCGTTCCGGGTGTGTTACGAGATCTTCGATGGCGAAACTCTGGTCGCCACAGCGTCGACGAACCTGGTCACCTTCGATTTCTCGACCGACCGGCCGCGCCGCCTCAGCACCGAAGAGAAGGCCATCCTGGCCGGCTACACCGACGAGCTGGCGCCGTAA
- the orn gene encoding oligoribonuclease yields MTGLELGRDALIEIAVLITDGDLNIIDDGMDIVIGCADDVLDTMVPFVKQMHETSGLTDLVRASAVTLGDAERQVLDYIKRFVPEPKTAPLCGNSIATDRGFIARDMPGLDGFLHYRMIDVSSIKELARRWYPKVYFGQPPKGLAHRALADIAESVHELRYYRNTVFVAPPGPTTEEAAVAAAAAVLEPGGSAAHPASNGAAASPAQSDPVVDNPVETMGAEQLD; encoded by the coding sequence ATGACCGGGCTGGAACTCGGTCGCGACGCGTTGATCGAGATCGCCGTACTGATCACTGACGGCGATCTGAACATCATCGACGATGGCATGGACATCGTCATCGGCTGTGCCGACGACGTCCTCGACACGATGGTGCCGTTCGTTAAGCAGATGCACGAGACCTCCGGCCTGACGGACTTGGTGCGCGCGTCAGCCGTGACCCTGGGCGATGCCGAACGGCAGGTGCTCGACTACATCAAGCGCTTCGTACCCGAACCCAAGACGGCGCCCCTGTGCGGGAACTCGATTGCCACCGATCGCGGTTTCATCGCTCGGGACATGCCTGGGCTGGACGGGTTCTTGCACTACCGGATGATCGACGTCTCCTCGATCAAGGAGCTGGCCCGCCGTTGGTACCCGAAGGTGTATTTCGGGCAGCCACCGAAGGGACTCGCGCATCGCGCGCTGGCCGACATCGCCGAAAGCGTTCACGAGCTGCGCTACTACCGCAACACCGTCTTCGTCGCGCCGCCCGGCCCGACAACCGAGGAAGCCGCCGTCGCGGCTGCGGCCGCAGTGCTGGAGCCCGGGGGCTCTGCGGCTCATCCGGCGAGCAACGGCGCGGCAGCCAGCCCGGCGCAGAGCGACCCGGTCGTCGACAACCCGGTCGAGACCATGGGTGCCGAGCAGCTAGACTGA
- a CDS encoding MafI family immunity protein, which produces MDGAEYEEIAGQLRGLLIRLDDRLSSTDGSLIAELIDVGEVGLAVEQMADQLSEYDQPLAADERADLLTLVERLQLTDRAVRALATCPDR; this is translated from the coding sequence GTGGATGGTGCCGAGTATGAGGAGATCGCCGGGCAGCTACGCGGCTTGCTGATCCGACTAGACGACCGGCTGTCGAGCACGGACGGCTCGCTGATTGCTGAGTTAATTGACGTCGGCGAAGTGGGTCTGGCCGTGGAACAGATGGCCGATCAGCTCAGCGAGTACGACCAGCCGCTGGCGGCAGACGAGCGGGCCGACCTGCTCACGCTGGTCGAGCGGTTGCAGCTGACCGATCGGGCGGTGCGAGCGTTGGCTACCTGTCCTGACAGGTAG
- the ssb gene encoding single-stranded DNA-binding protein has product MNGTQITVVGNIVDDVVVKPTQNGDSRVAFRVGSTERYQDRETKQWVDGKKLFIGVVCWREQADNVAASLQKGDPVIVVGKLASHQYVRGEENRINFEITAQSVGPDLSRGSATFTKRRRMSGSSMPADADGLPAMYEDESYVAEGDPIGGELVGAGHASAQAG; this is encoded by the coding sequence ATGAACGGAACCCAGATCACCGTCGTGGGCAACATTGTCGACGACGTCGTCGTGAAGCCCACTCAGAACGGCGACTCTCGCGTCGCATTCCGGGTGGGCTCGACGGAGCGTTACCAGGACCGTGAGACCAAGCAGTGGGTCGATGGCAAGAAGTTGTTCATCGGCGTCGTGTGCTGGCGCGAGCAGGCCGACAACGTGGCTGCGTCCCTGCAGAAGGGCGATCCAGTGATCGTTGTCGGCAAGCTTGCGTCCCATCAGTACGTGCGCGGCGAGGAGAACCGGATCAACTTCGAGATCACGGCGCAGTCGGTCGGTCCCGATCTCTCGCGCGGCAGCGCGACGTTCACCAAACGGCGGCGCATGTCGGGCAGTTCGATGCCCGCCGATGCCGATGGTCTGCCCGCAATGTATGAGGACGAGTCATACGTCGCCGAAGGCGACCCGATCGGGGGTGAGCTGGTCGGCGCTGGTCACGCCTCCGCGCAGGCAGGCTGA
- a CDS encoding single-stranded DNA-binding protein: MACWREQADNVAASLQKGDPVIVVGKLASHQYVRGEENRINFEITAQSVGPDLSRGSATFTKRRRMSGSSMPADADGLPAMYEDESYVAEGDPFGGELVGAGHASAQAG, from the coding sequence ATGGCGTGCTGGCGCGAGCAGGCCGACAACGTGGCTGCGTCCCTGCAGAAGGGCGATCCAGTGATCGTTGTCGGCAAGCTTGCGTCCCATCAGTACGTGCGCGGCGAGGAGAACCGGATCAACTTCGAGATCACGGCGCAGTCGGTCGGTCCCGATCTCTCGCGCGGCAGCGCGACGTTCACCAAACGGCGGCGCATGTCGGGCAGTTCGATGCCGGCCGATGCCGATGGTCTGCCCGCAATGTATGAGGACGAGTCATACGTCGCCGAAGGCGACCCGTTCGGGGGTGAGCTGGTCGGCGCTGGTCACGCCTCCGCGCAGGCAGGCTGA
- a CDS encoding DUF402 domain-containing protein, whose amino-acid sequence MTDAHEQAATEPERGKREQDERERDGAAQPSEVVNLEFTKFGGTRHWHFRTTRLGHDEHGLWLGARAGTPVQRGDEPPITWDCDFVVLVPRQGDWVATFNAAGKYEVYVDITGPITQERGLVLADDLDLDVVRYFDGRVALLDEDEFAQHQTELSYPAAVIAAAERSAATVLDLVRADTAPFDGTGRRWLEQIAPELAPELAAELAAELATD is encoded by the coding sequence ATGACCGACGCGCACGAGCAGGCAGCCACCGAACCCGAGCGTGGCAAGCGTGAGCAGGACGAACGGGAGCGTGACGGTGCCGCGCAGCCGTCCGAGGTGGTGAACCTCGAGTTCACCAAATTCGGCGGAACCCGTCACTGGCATTTCCGGACCACGCGGCTCGGTCACGACGAACACGGATTGTGGCTCGGTGCGCGGGCCGGCACGCCGGTGCAACGGGGAGACGAACCGCCGATCACCTGGGACTGTGACTTCGTCGTGCTTGTCCCGCGGCAAGGCGATTGGGTGGCGACATTCAACGCTGCCGGCAAGTACGAGGTCTACGTCGACATCACCGGTCCGATCACACAGGAGCGCGGCCTAGTCCTCGCCGATGATCTCGACCTTGACGTGGTGCGCTACTTCGACGGGAGGGTCGCGCTGCTCGACGAGGACGAATTCGCCCAGCACCAGACCGAACTAAGCTATCCCGCCGCTGTCATCGCCGCCGCCGAGCGCAGCGCCGCGACAGTCCTTGATCTCGTCCGCGCCGACACTGCACCCTTCGACGGCACCGGGCGCCGGTGGCTCGAGCAAATCGCGCCGGAACTCGCGCCGGAACTCGCGGCAGAACTTGCGGCAGAACTCGCTACGGACTGA
- a CDS encoding DUF2071 domain-containing protein translates to MKLPRLSGEVERRLLINYRVDPSVIGPMLPAPFRPQMVNGFAVAGICLIRLGSMRPYGLPSWIGLRSENAAHRVAVQWDSPTGLRNGVYIPRRDSNSLVNVAVGGRLFPGAHHRASFEVAESPSELSVAFTSRDRSADVNVVVRVEADLTGSALFDDTAAASAFFEQGSTGFSATPTSPGSTDSPSTRPYGESSRARC, encoded by the coding sequence GTGAAGCTCCCGCGCCTTTCCGGCGAGGTCGAGCGCAGGCTGCTGATCAACTATCGGGTCGACCCGTCCGTCATCGGACCTATGCTGCCCGCTCCATTCCGGCCGCAAATGGTCAACGGATTCGCGGTGGCCGGAATCTGCTTGATCCGCCTCGGGTCGATGCGACCTTACGGATTGCCGTCCTGGATCGGTTTGCGTAGTGAGAACGCAGCGCACCGGGTCGCGGTGCAGTGGGACTCGCCGACCGGGTTGCGAAACGGCGTCTACATTCCCCGCCGTGACAGCAATTCGCTGGTGAACGTGGCGGTTGGTGGCCGCCTCTTTCCCGGGGCCCACCACCGTGCCTCCTTCGAGGTGGCTGAATCGCCTTCGGAGCTCAGTGTCGCGTTCACCTCTCGCGATCGGAGCGCCGATGTGAACGTCGTCGTCAGGGTCGAGGCAGATCTCACGGGTAGCGCACTGTTTGACGACACCGCAGCGGCCTCCGCATTCTTCGAGCAAGGATCGACAGGATTCTCCGCGACCCCGACCTCACCCGGTTCGACGGACTCGCCCTCCACACGCCCGTATGGCGAGTCGAGCCGGGCACGGTGTTAG
- a CDS encoding SDR family oxidoreductase, whose protein sequence is MTSKVWFITGASRGFGREWTIAALERGDSVAATARDTGTLADLVDRFGDRLLPLKLDVTDRAADFAAVEQAAERFGRLDVVVNNAGYGQFGMVEELSEAEAREQIETNLFGALWVTQAALPILRRQGSGHIIQVTSIGGITAFPNIGMYHASKWALEGITQALAQEVDTFGIKVTLVEPTGYATDWGGASARHATPIEAYQPVRDAAAAARASRTSKPGDPGASSAAILKVVDAEEPPLRIFFGDGPLAMARKDYESRLATWEKWESVSIEAHGA, encoded by the coding sequence ATGACATCGAAGGTTTGGTTCATCACCGGCGCGTCCCGCGGCTTCGGCCGCGAGTGGACCATCGCCGCGCTCGAACGCGGGGACTCCGTCGCTGCCACCGCGCGCGACACGGGCACGCTCGCCGACCTCGTCGACCGGTTCGGCGATCGACTGCTTCCATTGAAACTCGACGTCACCGACCGGGCAGCGGACTTCGCGGCGGTCGAACAGGCCGCCGAACGTTTCGGGCGCCTCGATGTCGTCGTGAACAACGCCGGGTACGGCCAGTTCGGGATGGTCGAGGAGCTTTCCGAGGCGGAGGCTCGCGAACAGATCGAGACCAACCTCTTCGGCGCGCTCTGGGTCACCCAGGCAGCCCTTCCGATCCTTCGTCGCCAGGGCTCGGGCCACATCATCCAGGTCACCTCCATCGGGGGCATAACGGCGTTTCCCAACATCGGGATGTACCACGCGTCCAAGTGGGCGCTGGAGGGAATCACCCAAGCCCTGGCGCAGGAAGTGGACACGTTCGGCATCAAGGTGACATTGGTTGAGCCGACCGGCTACGCCACGGACTGGGGTGGCGCGTCAGCTCGCCACGCGACGCCGATCGAGGCCTATCAGCCGGTGCGCGACGCCGCCGCGGCTGCTCGCGCGTCGCGAACGAGCAAGCCCGGCGATCCCGGCGCAAGCTCCGCGGCCATCCTCAAGGTCGTCGACGCCGAGGAACCGCCGCTGCGGATCTTCTTCGGCGACGGCCCGCTCGCCATGGCCCGCAAGGACTACGAGTCCCGACTCGCGACCTGGGAGAAGTGGGAGTCCGTATCGATCGAGGCGCACGGCGCGTAA
- a CDS encoding carboxymuconolactone decarboxylase family protein has translation MSGGEDFDRGLRIRREVLGDEFVDANLSGSDAFMMTFQHLVTELAWGRAWSGTALDRKTKALLTLGMLAALGRYEELAIYVPGALATGATVAEIEEVLVHITIYCGTPAGRQSFQAVHEALRSTGAIAAE, from the coding sequence GTGTCCGGCGGTGAGGATTTCGACAGAGGTTTGCGCATCCGTCGCGAGGTCCTTGGCGACGAGTTCGTCGATGCCAACCTGTCCGGTTCGGACGCGTTCATGATGACGTTCCAGCACCTTGTCACCGAGCTCGCCTGGGGGCGTGCCTGGAGCGGAACGGCGCTTGACCGTAAGACGAAAGCGCTCCTGACACTCGGCATGCTCGCGGCACTGGGCCGCTACGAGGAATTGGCCATCTACGTTCCGGGCGCGCTCGCCACCGGCGCGACGGTGGCCGAGATCGAGGAAGTACTCGTTCACATCACCATCTATTGCGGGACGCCTGCCGGCCGCCAGTCCTTCCAGGCGGTTCATGAAGCGCTCCGCTCCACCGGTGCGATTGCCGCCGAGTAA
- a CDS encoding GlxA family transcriptional regulator, translating to MALNKVVTLIFDGIHPFEFGVACEAFGIDRSDQGLPVYDFVVASEAAGPVQTYNRFSMSTDDRFSEALDADLVIVSAGETAKAPPAVVATLRQAYDNGARVMALCSGAFVLGEAGLLDGRDCTTHWRHAAELARRYPQARVDPNVLYVCDGRVYTSAGTAAGLDLCLHLMRTVHGADVANAVARRMVVPPHRDGGQAQYINQPVSPTGTDGLSELMDELLTELDEIHTVNSMAARVNMSSRTFARKFNEATGTTPHSWLLRQRVLYARQQLESTQEPIERIAQTSGFGTAALLRHHFQRHTGVAPTAYRRAFSAIHHR from the coding sequence ATGGCTCTGAACAAGGTGGTCACCCTCATCTTCGACGGCATCCACCCGTTCGAGTTCGGGGTCGCCTGTGAGGCGTTCGGGATCGATCGATCCGATCAAGGTTTGCCCGTCTACGACTTCGTGGTGGCGTCGGAGGCAGCCGGGCCCGTGCAGACGTACAACCGGTTCAGCATGTCCACCGATGACCGCTTCAGCGAGGCCCTGGACGCCGATCTGGTCATCGTCTCCGCCGGGGAGACCGCGAAGGCCCCGCCCGCCGTCGTTGCCACCCTGCGGCAGGCGTACGACAACGGCGCACGCGTGATGGCGTTGTGCTCGGGCGCATTCGTGCTCGGGGAGGCCGGCCTGCTCGACGGGCGCGACTGCACGACCCATTGGCGGCACGCCGCGGAGTTGGCCCGGCGCTACCCGCAGGCCCGGGTGGACCCGAACGTGCTCTACGTCTGTGACGGTCGGGTTTACACCTCCGCGGGTACCGCCGCCGGCCTGGACCTGTGCCTGCACCTGATGCGCACGGTGCACGGCGCTGACGTTGCCAATGCCGTCGCCCGCCGCATGGTGGTGCCGCCGCACCGCGATGGCGGCCAGGCCCAGTACATCAACCAGCCCGTCTCGCCGACGGGCACGGACGGCCTGAGCGAACTGATGGATGAACTACTGACCGAACTGGACGAGATCCACACCGTGAATTCGATGGCCGCGCGGGTGAACATGAGCTCGCGGACCTTCGCCCGCAAATTCAACGAGGCCACCGGGACAACTCCGCACTCCTGGTTGCTTCGTCAGCGGGTGTTGTACGCCCGGCAGCAGTTGGAGTCGACTCAGGAGCCCATCGAGCGCATAGCCCAGACTTCTGGTTTCGGCACCGCCGCCTTGCTGCGGCACCATTTCCAGCGGCACACCGGTGTCGCTCCGACTGCATATCGACGGGCCTTCTCGGCGATTCATCACCGCTGA
- a CDS encoding ScbR family autoregulator-binding transcription factor encodes MQLRAEQTRHRVLQAASEVFSRRGYAAAGMVEIIEAAGVTKGALYFHFPSKEALAVAIVEEQTSHWPDLIARLETAAPDPLIAIVALTHEVGRQFREDPIVRAGVRLSTEGESIDAELPTPFVTWTRAVHDLLAQARRQGLLRQGVTPGPTARTIVSGFFGVQHVSQLQTERRDLDTRLDEFWKVVLAGISVDSDVARIQREAKRAGDRLRHARR; translated from the coding sequence ATGCAACTGCGAGCCGAACAGACGCGCCATCGAGTGTTGCAAGCCGCATCCGAGGTCTTTTCGCGCCGTGGCTATGCCGCGGCCGGAATGGTCGAGATCATCGAGGCGGCGGGGGTGACCAAGGGCGCGTTGTACTTCCACTTCCCCAGCAAGGAGGCGCTCGCCGTTGCCATCGTCGAGGAGCAGACCTCCCACTGGCCCGATTTGATCGCTCGCCTGGAAACGGCCGCGCCGGACCCGCTCATCGCGATCGTCGCCCTGACGCATGAGGTCGGGCGCCAGTTCCGCGAGGACCCCATCGTCCGGGCCGGAGTCCGCTTGTCGACCGAGGGCGAGAGCATCGACGCCGAGCTGCCGACGCCGTTCGTGACCTGGACGAGGGCCGTCCACGATCTGCTGGCGCAGGCGCGCCGCCAGGGTCTGTTGCGCCAGGGCGTCACTCCGGGTCCAACCGCACGCACCATCGTCAGCGGCTTCTTCGGCGTCCAGCATGTGTCGCAGCTGCAGACCGAGCGACGCGACCTGGACACCCGGTTGGACGAGTTCTGGAAGGTGGTGCTGGCCGGAATCAGCGTCGACTCCGATGTCGCGCGGATCCAGCGCGAGGCCAAGCGCGCCGGCGACCGGTTGAGGCACGCCAGACGCTGA
- a CDS encoding DUF2332 domain-containing protein, producing the protein MATLAEQFRRHAEQMTGLYRVLLLGLAEDWDRSGVTREVCRDWEDAPPSALVQLRLLAGLHRIVLTGRAPDLGRFYPDVGGRDDPGQAWPVAREVIGRHVAELRAALDIAPQTNEPGRAVALLVGLFDALERSGLHRIRLFEPGASAGLNLLVDRFRIEGSDPEAWGYGPLDSPLRLVDAVIGPVRPQAFTIVERAGCDLSPVDALSEQGRLRLVSFVWPDQLDRHARLQAALAIAADTVTEADTISAVHVDRAPAGKWLRQRLGTAPGPQTLTVVWHSVTRGYWPASEVQASSAAIAAAAERMPIAEIAMESSPESPGRTAELTVSIGGPGRSAPEPRRLGAVADHGVPVRLDGTVRS; encoded by the coding sequence ATGGCTACCCTCGCCGAGCAGTTCCGGCGCCACGCCGAGCAGATGACCGGTCTCTACCGGGTTCTGCTTCTGGGGCTCGCTGAGGACTGGGACCGCTCCGGAGTAACCCGCGAGGTGTGCCGGGATTGGGAGGATGCGCCGCCCTCGGCGCTGGTCCAGCTTCGATTGCTCGCCGGACTACACCGGATCGTCCTCACCGGCCGGGCCCCGGACCTCGGGCGGTTCTACCCCGACGTCGGAGGCCGCGATGACCCCGGCCAGGCGTGGCCGGTCGCTCGCGAGGTCATCGGCCGGCACGTGGCGGAGTTACGGGCTGCGCTGGACATCGCTCCCCAGACGAACGAGCCCGGCCGCGCGGTGGCGCTGCTGGTGGGCTTGTTCGACGCGCTCGAGCGAAGCGGGTTGCACCGAATCAGGCTGTTCGAACCAGGGGCCAGTGCGGGGTTGAACCTGCTCGTCGACCGCTTCCGGATTGAGGGTTCGGACCCGGAGGCATGGGGATACGGGCCCCTCGACTCGCCCCTGCGGCTGGTCGATGCGGTGATCGGACCGGTGCGACCACAGGCGTTCACGATCGTCGAACGGGCTGGCTGCGATCTGTCGCCCGTCGACGCCCTGTCCGAACAGGGTCGCCTGCGCCTGGTCTCGTTCGTGTGGCCGGATCAGCTCGACCGTCACGCCCGCCTTCAGGCGGCACTGGCGATTGCCGCCGACACCGTCACAGAAGCCGACACGATCTCAGCCGTGCACGTCGATCGGGCGCCGGCCGGCAAGTGGCTCCGTCAACGGCTCGGGACCGCGCCGGGACCGCAGACTTTGACGGTGGTCTGGCATTCGGTAACACGTGGTTACTGGCCGGCGTCGGAGGTCCAGGCCAGCTCGGCCGCGATCGCCGCGGCGGCCGAGCGTATGCCGATCGCCGAGATCGCCATGGAGTCCTCGCCGGAGTCGCCGGGTCGGACGGCCGAGCTGACGGTGTCGATAGGGGGTCCGGGGCGCTCAGCGCCGGAGCCGCGCCGGCTGGGTGCCGTCGCCGATCACGGCGTTCCGGTGCGATTGGACGGGACCGTGCGCTCGTGA